Part of the Niallia alba genome is shown below.
AATAAAAAATCGTTTGGTCACCAGAAGAAAGTAATTCTGGCATAAAACCAAATTCAATAAAGGGTCGTAAGTTCAGCTCAAGAAAAGAGTCAAAGATGCGGTCAATGTAAGTAAAGTTATAAAATGGCTTTACTTCCTCTCCTATCTTCATTTCCCGATAAATACCGACGTCATCTGAAAGTAAACCATGTCCTCTAATATATTTAAATCCAATTTTCTCTTGAATAATTTTGAGATGATCAAGATATTCTTTCTGTAGTGCCAGACCAAGTCTCCCAGTTCCAATGCAATATTTCCAGTTTTCCTTCAGCTTCCCCTCTCCTTTTGATGCTATAATAATTGATTCCATTACCGACCTCTCCTATTCTCCATTTAAATGTATTTCTGTAATCATCTAGCAAAATATTGTTAGTTAAAGATTGTTTCGTAAAGTTTGTTGTTAGTAACCCACAGCCTATATAAGCTAAAGAACATTGGGCAGTGGATTCCCTAACTCGTTGACGAAATCGAGAATACTGCCCACATGAATTGACTAATAGCTATAATAGAAATATTTAATAAATAACACGGTTCAGTTCATCATTTATCCCTGACTTTCGGTAGAAATAAGTATTAATTATATCTCTCCATTCCTTAGAATGTTCCAATTGGATAGTTAACCTTTGTAGAATGTCGTTATATCTTTTTTCATCTACAAAACCATTTAAACTAATCCAACTTTCAAGTAGATTTTCTACGTCTTCTACCCCTTCAAAGTGAGTGTTATAAATATGCTGAATTACTGTGGTTCCCGACTTTAAAACATGTGTATATGGAACATGGTGAAAAAATAGGACTAATTCATCTGGACAAGTCTCCACTGATTCATACATGTCGAAATTTTCCGGGAAATATTGTTCCGTATATCCAGTTCCGTCTTTCTTTGTTCGATTTACCCCAATCCCTTTCCAATCTGCGAAATGATAAGTACCCCAAGGGGAATATTCATAACCGTCTACATTTGGACCATAATGGTGATTAGGATTCACCATCCAGCCAACTCCTAAAGGAGCGGTATATTTTTCATAAATACTCCATGAATCTGCAAGCATCTCTTTTACAGTGTTTAGTATTTTGGGATGTTTTCCAAATGTTTGTGTTACCCATTCATCTGTAATCGTTGCTTCTGGTAAGTCTGGATTCCAAATTAATCTCCCATACCCATATAGATTAGCTTGTGCAAGAATGTGACCAGTCCAACTCGACTCATTCCCAATATTTGTAACAGCTGAAATTCCACTATATTTATAATGAAATAGAGTTCCATCAACCACCTTTTTTACCGTAGAACCTTCCCCTTTTGCATATGTATCAAAATCCAGTACTTTTTTCCATTGGGGAATTAAATAACATAAATGTTTCTGTTGTCCCGTATATTCTTGTGTGATTTGAAATTCTAGTACTTGATTTGTCTCTGGCATAGCCCCAAATAGTGGTGAAACTGGCTCTCTTACTTGAAAATCCATTGGTCCATTTTTGATTTGCAGAATAACATTCTCTAAAAATTGACCATCTAGTGGTTTAAAATGATCGTATGCTGCTTTCGCTCGATCTGTCGTTCGATCTCTCCAATCTTGAAGACAATCATATACAAAGCAACGCCAAATGACGATTCCATCAAAAGGTAGCAAAGCCTCCCCTAACATATTCGCACCATCTGCATGATTTCGATTATAAGTGAACGGTCCAGGTCGATGTTCAGAATCCGCTTTCACAACAAAGCCACCGAAGTCTTCTATATATTGATAAATTTCTGCAGTTTTCTTTGTCCACCATTCTCTCACCTGTGGATCTAGTGGATCAGCTGTAGAAAGACCGCCAATTTCAATCGTACTAGCATAATTAATAGATAAAAAAAGTCTAATACCATATTGTCTGAATATATTTGCCACTTTTGCCACGTCAGGAAGTAATTCCTTTGTAATCAGATTAGTTTCAGCTTTATGAACATTAACATTATTGATAGAGATCCCATTAATTCCAATCGAAGCCATCAACCTTGCATAATCTTTGATTCGTCCATAATCCAGTATAAATTGATTATTCTCAAAAAAGATTGAGTGTCCAGCATAGCCCCGTTCAATAGAACCATCCATATTGTCCCAGTGATTAATCATTCTTAATTGAGTCTTAGGATTTTCTATAATATCTAGCTGTTGATAATCTCTATTTGTCTGTAATATTCGTAAAAAATGAAAAGCTGCATACAAGACACCTTTATCGGTCTTTCCTGTTAAATAAATTCGTTCCTTTGGTTTAGTGAAAGACTGTAACATATATCCATCATTATTCAATGATCTATTCAAAGTAGTCATATTCGAACTATCTACTGTTGCTAAAACAATTGCCGAATTGTTCCCTTCCCTGTCTGCTATAACTTCAGGTTCTATTCCTGTTATCGATAATATTCCTCTTTTTAATTCTTCTACAGCTGACTTAATTATTTCCGTTTTTTCTAATACAACAATTTTTTTTAATGCTTCTATATTTGCTAAATCTTTCTTTCTCTCATATCTTAGCCAGCATTTATATTCATCCGTTTTTTGCAAGGTTTCTACTAATGTCATTGTCTCTTCACTCCTTTTCTCGTAAAATCTTTTATCTTTAAAAGAATTTAACTACTTTACTCTTTTTTCTTAAAGCTGTTTTCGTAACGTTTGTTGCTAATTCTTGAACATCTACATGCATTAAGGCTGCTCCCCTTTTCGAAATAATTAATTTTTTCTATTGAAAAAAACAACAATCTTTTCGAAAAATGCTAATTTTAAACTCCTGAATATGCCATAAATCCTCCGTCAACCGGAACGCTGATTCCCGTAACAAATCCGCTTGCCTCCTCATTAACTAGCCATAATAGAGTTCCTAATAGATCTTCTGGTTTTCCTAATCTTTTTACTGGCGTATGTGCCAATATTTTCTTCGTCCGGTCTGTATAGGAGCCATCTGAATTTTTAAGCAAAGCTTCGTTCTGTTTTGTTAAGAAAAATCCTGGAGCAATGGCATTTACTCTTATACCTGTTTCCGCCATATGTACAGCTAACCATTTTGTGAAATTCTCTATACCTGCTTTAGCTGCACTGTAGGCAGGTACTTTCGTCATCGGACTTGGCGCACTCATTGAGGATATATTTATGATGGTTCCACTTTTCCCAAGCATTTGCTTAGAAAATACCTGGGTAGGAATCAATGTTCCAATTATATTTAGATTAAATACAAAGGAGAAGCCCTCAATCGTTAAATCGAAAAAACTAGTAAGCCCTGCTTTGTCCAAATCCTCTATCCGTAGGATTTCTTCTGATGTAATTCCCTTTGGATGATTTCCTCCTGCCCCATTTATAAGAATGTCACAGCTTCCAAATGTATCAGAAACTATTTTTTCCGCTTCCTTAACACTGTTCACATCTACGACATCACACGCAATAGCAATGGCAGTTCCACCTTCCTTATTTATTTCCTCCGCTACCTTTTGTGCTTTTTCATATGTACGATTAAGAAGAGCTACTTTTACCCCTTGTCTGCCTAGCTCCTTTGCCATACAACTACAAAGCACTCCTCCACCACCAGTAATAACCGCTACTTTCCCAGATAGATTTTCAATTAATGGTAACATTGTTAATTTCCCCTTTCTTAACCGCTTTATTGTTTTGCTCCAAACTATCCCAAATTCCTAAAATATACATAATTCCTAAAGCTCGATCGTAAAGTCCATAACCAGGTCTTGCTTTTTCTCCCCAAATCATTCTGCCGTGATCTGGACGGAAATAGCCTTTAAAACCATGATCGTGGAGAACCTTTACTATTTTATATAAATCAAGAGAACCTTCTTCCGTGCTTCTATGAGAGGTTTCCTGAAAATTCCCGTTATCCGCTATTTTAATATTTCGTATATGAACAAAGGGTACCCGATTCATTTTTAAAAAATGACATAAGATATCCGGAATATCATGATTCGGATTTGCCCCTAAAGAACCTGAGCATATCGTTAAACCATTAGATGGACTATTCACAAGCTTTACAATTCGCTCTAAATTCTCCTTCGATCGAACAATTCGTGGTAGACCAAATACGGACCATGGTGGATCATCTGGATGGATTGCCATTTTAATATCACATTCTTCTGCTACTGGAATTACTTGCTCTAAGAAATACTGGAGATGATCAAATAAATCTTCTTCTGTTACATCTTGATATAATTCAAATAACTGCTTTATCGCTTTTAGCCTTTCTGGTTCCCAGCCAGGAAGAGAATATCCATTCGATAAATTCTCCATTTGTTCGATTAACTCTAACGGTTCAATCGACTCTATTTTTGCTTTTTCGTATGCAAGAACAGTCGATCCATCAGGAAGCTCCTTTGCTAGATCGGAACGTGTCCAATCAAAAATCGGCATAAAATTATAGCAGATTACCTTGACACCAGCTTTTGCCAGATTTCGAATCGTTTCTTTATAATTTTCAATGTATTTTTCTCGAGATGGAAGACCAAGCTTTATATCTTCATGAATATTTACACTTTCAATCACTTCTAGGCTCATGCCGTTTCTATTAATCTCTTCCTTCAGCTCCATGATCCTACTTTCAGGCCACACTTCTCCTACAGGAATATCAAATAAAGCACCCACAATACCATCGATTCCAGGTATTTGTCTAATATACTCTAAGGAAACGCTGTCATCCTCCTTGCCAAACCACCTAAATGTTGCCTTCACTAACAAAACCTCCTATCAATTCATCTCTTTACACTATATGCCTCCATTAATCTTAAAATAATTTTTTGTATGAAAATAAGTTTAGTTCCGACCAACCGGGGCCTTATAGTATTCATATATCATTTAAAAAAAATTATAATTTATGCTAAAAGGAATTATTAAATTCCTCTTATGATCCATGTACATGCGGAGCATCATACCTTTCATCCATACTATTTGATGTAGCTTTTTTTTAGGAAATTACTTTCTATATGATTCAACATCGCTCTTGAATTAAATGACATGATCATTGCAATTAAACTGGCAATAAAAATTACTAGGAAATCAGTCGTCATTACCGTTGCAACCCCAACTAAAAATAAGATTAATATATTGCCTATTGTTTCTTTGAACTTAATAAACAAATAATACGCAGACAACTTTACTAAATCTCTTAATCGAAAAGTGTATTTGGCATTGATTATTAATATATTTATACTAAGCATTGTCCAGATAAGAGTAAGTATAAGCACAACGATAAAAATGATTTGATTGACTGGAGTTACTGTCATACGGAGGTATTGTAAGTCGATGAGTAAGACAAAGAATACCGCTAGGATTATAGTCCAGATATAAAACGTACCTTTTAAATTCGATCGATAGCCATAGAAAAAGTCAGCAGTTGGCGACAATTCCTTCGTTCTCACTAGTTTCTCCATCGAATAAAGCAGTCCTGATATAGCTGGTCCTGACGGTATTAAGGCAAGAGCATATAGTGCAATATTAGAAAATGATGGTGTTAATGTCATGAAGAAAAAAATGAATACTGCATTGGTCGCGACAAAATAGATATTTGTTAATAAAATCCAATACACATAATTACTAAATGTAAATAATATCCCTTGGCCAAACTCTTTTTTTTGTTCCATGCTTTTCACCTTCTTTCAAAATATAAATGGAGGATGAGACATTCTGCTTTTTAGAAAGGTTCTTTTCTTAAAGTTTGTTTCTATTAACCTGCAGCCTGAATACACATCACTTCCCGTGAGGAGAGCGGAGAGTCTTCAGGATTTCACTCATACTGCTCGCTAATTCCGTGGCGTCTACGTGTATCCAGGCTGCTCCGTATTACTTTTTAAAATTTTTCTATTTTCAGCACAATAATCTTTTGAAACCAGCTTTTTAGCAAGAGCCGATTGTTAGAAGATATCTCATCCATCATTATTACTTAGTTATTTTTCTTGTATTCTTGATACGTTTTGTTTGCTGTATCTACATATTGATCTAAGCCTTGACTTTGTAGCTCTTTTACAAAAGCATCAAATTCACTTAAATCACGAGTACCTAAAATAAACTTTAATGTGTTTTGGTTTGTATAATCTTTTAATGGTGTACTTTGTAATGTTGCCTTTTCTCTATCTTCAATAGAATAAGGAATTAATGGGTCTGTTGGAATTGGTGTTTTGACTGCTTTCATATCATTTTGGAACTTAATCTCTTCTTCACTCATCATGGAATGAAGCAAGTCTGTTGTTCCACCATAAGCAAAAACCCCGCCAGAGAAACCATAGTCAACACGTAAATCCTGTGTTCCATTCGGATTTAAACCATTGTAATTGATATCATCTGTTAATTTTCTTTCTCCATCTTCCTTCGTGAACGTTGTTCCTTCTACTCCCCATTTAGTAAATTCTTGCCCTTCATCACTGTAATATAACCAGTCAATAAACTGAAGAATTGCTTCGAAGTTTTCGCTTTCTTTAATTTTCGAAGTAATCATCACGCCGTTTTCTAACCTAGATCCTGACATTAATTGGCCAGCAGGACCACCAGGAACAGTAATTTTTGAAATAGCGTAGTTTCCTTTACCTAATGTTTTATCCATATCCACACGATGTAAGTTAATTGTCTGAGAGTTTCCATTTATAATGAATGATTTACCAGTTACAAATTTCTGTACAGCTTGATCATCGCTTTGTGTGAAACTTTCTTCGTCTAACAAGCCTTCTTCCACTAACTTGTGAAAGTAAGTAAGCATTTCTTTATAGCCATCTGTTGTTGCTGCATAAACGAATTCATCTGCATCTTGATCATAAGACAAGCCGTTTCCGAATCCCCATCCAGCTTTCGTTCCAAAACCTGTTGCTGCAATATTCAGTGTACTATTAAACGTAAAGCGGTCAGAGAAAGGAAATGAATCTGGATATACTTCTTTCAATTTCTTCATTGATGTATACAGCTCATCCCATGTTGTTGGAATAGCAATGTTATTTTCTTCAAAGATATCTGTTCTTACAATTAACGTATAATCTGGCCAAACCTCTTCATGTAAACCTGGAAGTACATAGAATTTCCCATCATTTTGACGTAAAGTATCTAATTCAGAATCCATATTCCATTTTTCTACTTTTTCTTTGAAATGAGGCATTTTATCAATGTAATCGCTTACCGGAAGTGCCGCACCAGATGCTACAAAAGCAGATTCTTCTCCTGGGTATGTTTTTGGAATAACAATTGGTGCATCCCCTGAACTAATTAACAAACTTCTTTTTTGTGTGTAATCACTCATTGGAACAATAGTTGGCTTTAATGTAACACCTGTGATTTCTTTAATCTTATCCCATAATAGCCAATCTTCTTTATATGGATATGTTGGCTGATCCATATATAAAATAGATAAATCAAATGGCTCAGTTGCTTTAAATGTGTCCCCTGCATTATAAGATTCCATTGCCCCTTTTGTCGATACTTCTGCCTCTTTACTTGTTGATTCTTCATTCGAACAAGCTACAGCAATAAGTACTAACATCATCAAACCTAGAAATAGCCCAACCTTTTTACAACTTTCTTTCATAGTATTTCCTCCCCTTATATATATAGGAAAAGCGTAAAGTCGTTTTTCACTAAAAGCAGGCGTATAGAAGGAATCCTTAGGAAAAACAACTACGCTGAACTCCTGTTACTATTAAGGTCCTATTTTATTACTTAATAGAACCTAACATTACGCCAGAAACAAAGTACTTTTGTACAAATGGATACACCGTTAATATTGGCAAAATCGTTAATACCATTGTTACCGACTTAATATTTGCAGAGATTTGTGTTAAGTTGTCGGCTGATGTTGCACCAGCTGACATGCCACTAGTTGTTCCCGCAATCATATTTCGTAGATAGATAGTAACTGGAAATAATTCTTTTTTATCTAAATAAATGAAAGCACTGAACCAAGAATTCCAATATGCCACTGCATAAAATAACACCATCGTGGCAATTACAGCTTTACTTAATGGCAATACAATTTTTAATAGAATGCCATACGTGTTTAAACCATCAATAGCTGCTGCCTCTTCAAGTTCCTCAGGCATATTTTCAAAAAAAGATTTCATAATCAGCATATTATAAATACTAATAGCACCTGGGATAACAATTGCCCACATAGTATTAGCGAATCCTAATGCGTTGATTAAAACATAGTTTGGAATTAAGCCTCCGTTAAAGAACATCGTAAATACAGCAAATACTGTTAAAAACCTGCGTCCTACTAATCTTCTTTTTGAAAGTGCATAGGCAAATATTGTCGTCAAAAACATGGAAATGATTGTACCTACCACTGTATACACAACTGTGTTTTTATAATTAATCCAAAACATCGTATCAGAAAGAACCTTCTGATAGGTTTCTACATTAAATCCCTTTGGAAACAAATTTACCTGTCCTGAATTGATATAAGACTCACTACTAAAAGACTGTGCAACTACATTTATAAATGGATATAACGTACAAAATATAATAATTAATAGAATACATACATTAAAGACTTTAAAGATTTTGTATTGCTTCGATTCTTTCATCTAATCTCCCCCCTACCATAAACTTCTTTCAGTTAGTTTTCTCGATATGCTATTCGCTGTTAACACAAGCACTAAGCCTATTATGGATTCAAATAACCCAATAGCAGCCGCATAACTAAAATTATTTGATTCTAAACCAACACGGTATAGATATGTTGAAATAACATCTGAAGTTTCATAGGTTAAAGGATTGTAAATCAATAAGATCTTTTCAAAGCCAATCGCTAGGAAACTACCAATATTCAAAATTAGGAGTGTAACAATTGTCGGCAATATACCTGGAATGGTAATATGCCAGGTTTGTTTCCAGCGGTTAGCACCATCTATCTTTGCTGCTTCATATAAAGAATCATCAATAGTCGTTAGGGCAGCCAAGTAAAGAATCGCTCCCCATCCCATTCCTTGCCATACTTCCGATGTAACATAAATTGTCCTAAACCAGTCTGGACTTTGAATAAAGCTTATTTTTTCTCCTGTAAAAAACTCTACTATCGCATTAATGGAACCGTTTAATGCAGTCAATTGTAAAATCATTCCAGCTATGATAACAATAGATAAAAAATGCGGTAAATAGGAAGCTGTTTGTACAAATTTCTTGAATTTTTTCGACTTTATTTCATTTAAAAGAAGAGCAAAAATAATTGGCATCGGAAAACAAAACAGTAAAGTTATTCCGCCTAGAATGAGGGTGTTTTTAAATACATTCCAAAATACCGGGTCGTTAATAAACATCTCAAAATAATATAAGCCTACCCATTGTTCGCCATACATTTTTCCGCCTGGCATATACCTTCTGAAAGCGATAACATTTCCAAGCATTGGACCATATTTAAAAATTAATAAATAGATGAGTGGTAAAACCAACAAGGAATATAGCTGCCAATCTTTCCGTATAGCAGTTAACGTTGTTTTAAATCTACTTCTTTTTGTCTTTATTGTCTTATTTACTTGTGATTGAACGACTTCTGTTTCCATGAGAACCCCCCGTTTCTGTTTAATAGTGACACACCAGTCGTTTGCTGATTCATTGAATAGCAGCTAGCAGACTGTTATAAAGCAAAGCTTCACTTAAATGAATGAAGCGAAATACACTACTTTAAAGCGCTTACCCAACAAAACTAAGAAGCTCTATTACAAAATTAAAAAAAGATAATATAAATAAGTTTATGATTGATTGCAAAGTCGATTTAAATTGGAGTGATGGTAATGAAAAGAATAAATGTTAATCAGGTTGTGAAATGCGGATTTTTTGTTCATTCAGTTTAACCATACTAGTATGGTAGATTATCGACAAAAACTTTTCTTGTTTAAAGAATCTGAAACAGTGGATCCTCTTTCAAGTAATGTACAGGAATATGTGGAAATTCAGCTTTCACTATAGATGTTAGATATTCCATGCCTGGTTCTTCACTAACAGCATGACCAATCAAAATTATTGCCCTCTTTTTCCCTTGGTAAATAGCATCTCTTACATACTCAGGTGACTCCCATTCTGGACCTTCGCCTGCTATAATTAGATCTAAATGGTGCTGTTGGAATAAAGGAATTACCAATTCTCCTCCACCACGATAGCCTGCAAGTAATCCTATCTTTTGACATTGCATGGACAAATCGCCTACAATTCTTACAAAAGGCGCACCAAGCTTCGCTTTTACATACGTTGCTATTTCCCCAACCGTTTTTTGCGGTATCGTTAAAGTTGTTGCTGTTGGTTGATGCTTTTCGATATATTCTCTCCATTCAAGCTTATGGATTAAACCTAGCATTATTCCGTCTGGGTCATAGCGATGAAAATAATCATGAAAGCGAAAAATAGTGACATTCGACTCTTCTATTAATCGGAGCTTTGCCATGCATATAGGATCGTTCGCATATTTGTCTTTCCAATTTGCATGACTGTAAAAAGGACCTTCATGGGTAATGATCAAATTAGCTTTAAGTGAAATTGCCTTTTCTAATACTTCTTGCGTTAGCATGAATGCGATTACAATTCCTGTCACATCAATATGAGGTGATCCTTTTATTAGTACATCTGTTGTTGATTCAAACTTTCTTGCGGGCTCGATTAGTTTTTCTACTACTCTTTGAACACTCGTCATTTTATCTCCCCCTCAAGTTAATCCGTATTGTCAAAACTTTATATAGAAATAGGCTATTATATCCTATAATAGAGGGCTTTTTGAGCAAAAAAATTGCCACCCCCTGAATTCTAAGGATAATTGAGGTTACCACACACCCAACAACCTAGAATAGGAAGTGACAAATTGTACCCTCAAATTATAACCTATTTACTTACTTTTATTAAGTACCAAGATCAGGTTATTCGAACATTATTAACTCTTTTGATTGGGAAAAGTATGTTTGATAAACCTGTAGAAAAACCTGTAAATAAGCCTTATCGAAAACTACAGGTAGACGACCTCCCAATCATCGAAACCCTACAAAAGTTTGATTATAAACTTCTTTTGAATGAGTATCAGGAGAAAAATGGGAAACCCCTTAAACCTGTTCGAAGACACTCAAATTCAAAAACAACTGTTCCTTCCAGCATAAAATGTCCAAAGTGTGGTGCTCCATCTGATTTTCTTTATGCAAATAACGGAGACAAGGGACAGTATCAATGCAAGGTGTGTACATGTTTGTTTAACCAAAAAAATCATTATTCAAAAGAGGCAATTTTAAAATGTCCTCACTGTGCTAAAACGCTTGAAAAGGTCAAAGAGAGAAAAGATTTCGATGTATTCAAGTGTAAAAACAACGACTGTTCTTATTACCAAAAGAAACAAAATGGACTATCTTCAAAAGAGAAAAAACAGTTTAAAAAGGATCCACAGGCATTTAAAATGCGTTATATTTTCCGTCAGTTTCGTATCGATTACCAACCCTTATCGAAGCGTTCACCTCAGAAACCAAAGTTAGATTTATCAAGACTATATGTGTCGCCACATACATTGGGACTGATTTTGACCTACCATGTGAACTATGGGTTGTCAGCCCGTAAAACAGCTGCACTCATGAAGGATGTACATGGTGTATCCATCTCCCACCAAAGCATTTTGAATTACGAAAATAGCGTAGCACTGATGCTTAAACCTTATGTGGACCATTATCCTTATGAGCTTTCTGATCAATTCTGTGGAGACGAGACCTACATTCGAGTGAAAGGTCGCTGGCATTATTTATTCTTCTTTTTTGATGCCGTAAAAAAGATTATTCTGTCTTATCCTGTTTCTCCTAATCGAGATACTCAGTCAGCCATTCTGGCTATCGATGAGGTTCTTCTAAAGATGAAGGAAATCCCTAAAAACCTCACGTTTATTGTAGATGGCAATCCGATTTACCTATTAGCCCAACATTTCTTTGCCCAACATGATATTTCGTTTGATGTGAAGCAAGTCATTGGATTAACCAACGAAGATCCAGTATCAACAGAATACCGACCACTCAAGCAAATTATTGAACGACTCAATCGAACGTTTAAAGGAAATTATCGCTCGACTCATGGGTTTGGATCTGATCATGGATCTGTTTCTTTCGTCACTTTGTTTGTCGCATACTTTAACTTTCTACGGCCTCATTCAGCCTTAGAAGGAAAAGTACCTGTGATTCATCCAGAGTTACTTCAGCTTCCCAATATGCCAGCAAGATGGACTAAGCTAATTGGATTAGCTCAAGATTGGATTATAGAACAAACAACCTAGCTTTTGTTTAGCTGAGCCCTGAACCAGCAATCGGCGGAGCGAACTCTTGACAAACCGAACTTGCCAATGGTTTAAAATGGAAAAAATCAAGGGCTTATTTGGCATGCCTTCTTTTGTCCCCTTCGCCCTTGATAACCTGAATTCAAACCATTGGTGTGTTTGTCAAGAGCGATTGCGAGCCTCTCCACTTCAAAAAGGAAAGAAGAAAAAGACTTCAGGTTACTTTTTCATAGAAGTTTTGACACTACCAGTTAATCAAATTATACCATGCCAAAGTTTGTTTATTCAATATACAAACTATTTTTTTTTACAACTTTTACTATTATTTTTTCTAATTATCGATTCTACTCTTATTCTGTGATCACTTTATTTGTTTTTAGTTTCTGCACACGCTGAAAAATGAGAATACTACTTGACATTAGTATGAAAGCTATAGAAACGCCACTAAAAAATGGAAGAAGACCAGGTATATAGAATAATAGAAACATATCTGCT
Proteins encoded:
- a CDS encoding Nif3-like dinuclear metal center hexameric protein; this translates as MTSVQRVVEKLIEPARKFESTTDVLIKGSPHIDVTGIVIAFMLTQEVLEKAISLKANLIITHEGPFYSHANWKDKYANDPICMAKLRLIEESNVTIFRFHDYFHRYDPDGIMLGLIHKLEWREYIEKHQPTATTLTIPQKTVGEIATYVKAKLGAPFVRIVGDLSMQCQKIGLLAGYRGGGELVIPLFQQHHLDLIIAGEGPEWESPEYVRDAIYQGKKRAIILIGHAVSEEPGMEYLTSIVKAEFPHIPVHYLKEDPLFQIL
- a CDS encoding DDE-type integrase/transposase/recombinase, coding for MYPQIITYLLTFIKYQDQVIRTLLTLLIGKSMFDKPVEKPVNKPYRKLQVDDLPIIETLQKFDYKLLLNEYQEKNGKPLKPVRRHSNSKTTVPSSIKCPKCGAPSDFLYANNGDKGQYQCKVCTCLFNQKNHYSKEAILKCPHCAKTLEKVKERKDFDVFKCKNNDCSYYQKKQNGLSSKEKKQFKKDPQAFKMRYIFRQFRIDYQPLSKRSPQKPKLDLSRLYVSPHTLGLILTYHVNYGLSARKTAALMKDVHGVSISHQSILNYENSVALMLKPYVDHYPYELSDQFCGDETYIRVKGRWHYLFFFFDAVKKIILSYPVSPNRDTQSAILAIDEVLLKMKEIPKNLTFIVDGNPIYLLAQHFFAQHDISFDVKQVIGLTNEDPVSTEYRPLKQIIERLNRTFKGNYRSTHGFGSDHGSVSFVTLFVAYFNFLRPHSALEGKVPVIHPELLQLPNMPARWTKLIGLAQDWIIEQTT